Proteins encoded together in one Lathyrus oleraceus cultivar Zhongwan6 chromosome 5, CAAS_Psat_ZW6_1.0, whole genome shotgun sequence window:
- the LOC127080805 gene encoding uncharacterized protein LOC127080805, with translation MLREFDRITEVEDSDSITEREMVAHKLVCYYVMNNGCIEEHNAFFERPNEAMRSHLKPLLITGKFEDVLVNKVLVDYGATVNLIPHHMLRKIGKYDTDAKPHNMILTNYEGKVGSTLGVIQVELTVGTVTRSTMFMIVETKANYNLLLGREWIHGGAVVPSSMHQRIITWHPDGIVENIEADQG, from the coding sequence ATGCTTAGGGAATTCGATCGGATTACTGAAGTCGAAGACAGTGACAGCATCACAGAGAGAGAAATGGTTGCTCACAAGCTAGTGTGTTACTATGTGATGAATAACGGCTGCATTGAAGAACATAATGCCTTCTTCGAGAGACCCAATGAGGCTATGAGGAGCCATCTTAAACCCCTACTCATCACTGGAAAATTCGAAGACGTCCTCGTTAATAAAGTATTGGTGGATTATGGAGCGACTGTGAATTTAATTCCTCATCACATGCTGAGGAAAATTGGAAAGTATGATACTGATGCCAAACCTCATAACATGATTCTTACCAACTATGAAGGTAAAGTGGGTTCTACCCTCGGAGTTATCCAAGTCGAGTTAACAGTAGGGACAGTCACAAGGTCCACAATGTTTATGATTGTGGAAACAAAGGCTAACTACAATCTATTGCTTGGAAGAGAATGGATACATGGGGGCGCAGTTGTCCCATCCTCGATGCACCAGAGGATAATAACTTGGCATCCAGATGGTATTGTAGAAAACATAGAGGCGGATCAAGGGTAG